GGTCTTGAGGTAGGTCTGCGCCTGGTCGCTGCCCGCGTGCTCGGTCAGGCCCGTCGGCGAGAGCATCTTCGGGCCGAACGGCGAGGCCAGGTAGTTCAGGAAGGCCGCGTTCGGCTGCTTGAGGTGCACGACCGCGGTGAGGTCGTCCGGCGTGTCGACCGACGACACGATCGCGGCGAGGTAGGCGGGGCCGCCCTCGAGCGACGCCTGCCGGGCGATCGACGGCATGACCGCGGCCGAGGTGAACGAGGTGCCGTCGTGGAACGTCACGCCGGAGCGCAGGTGGAACGTGTACGTCAGCTTGTCGTCGCTGACCTCCCACGACGTCGCCAGCTGCGGGGCGATCTTGACCTGGTCGGTGTTGTTCTCGTACGTGACCAGACCGTCGTAGACGTTCTTCATGATGGCGATGCCGTTGCCGGCGTAGAAGATCGCCGGGTCGGGCGGCATGCCGATGTCGCCGAGCAGGCCGACGGTCAGCGTGCCATCGGTCGGCGGCGCGCTGACCGCGTCGCCGTCCCCTCCCGAGCCGCCGCCTCCGCAGGCGGCGAGGGTGGCCGCGAGCACGGCCGCGGCGGCCCCCAGGGCGGCGGCTCTGGCCGAGCGCCGTCCGAATGTTCGAGTCATGCGTCCAGTCCAATCAACGAGCGGGCGAAAGCGACGTGTGGGTGACGTGCGGGCAATGCGGCGGGTCACGGTCCGCGGGTCACAGGACGAGAGGTCACAGAACGAGGGGGCAGGACATGGGGTCACGAGGCGGGACGGTCACAGCGCGAGGCGCGGGTCGGCGACGGTCTGCAGGACGTCGACCAGCGCGTTCGCGACGATGTAGATGGCGCCGAGCAGCAACGTCACGCCGGCGATCGCCGGGAAGTCGGCGCTCGCGATGCTGTCGGACAGGTACGAGCCGATCCCGGGCCAGCTGAAGATCTTCTCGACGACGACGACGCCGGCGAACATCGCGCCGAGCTGCAGGCCGGACATCGACAGCGCCGGGCCGAGCGCGTTGCGGACCACGTGCCGGCCGAGAACTCCGGCCTCGGTGACGCCCTTGGCACGGGCGGTGCGGACGTGGTCGGCGCGCAGCGTCGTCTCGATGCTGGACCGCAGGATCCGGCCGATGGCGATCGCCGGCGCGATCGCCAGGGTCAGCGCCGGCAGCAGCAGATGGCGCAGCGCAGCGCCGAACTGGCCGGGGTCGGCGTGCAGCAGGCTGTCGAGCAGCATGAAGCCGGTCGGCGTCGACGTGTCCGCGCCCCGGCCGGCCGCGGGCAGCCAGCCGAGCTCGGAGTAGAACAGCACGATCCCGAGCAGGCCGACCAGGAACGCCGGCGCGGACGCGAACACCAGCAGCACTCCGCGCAGCGGGCCCGTGCCGCGGACGCGCAGCGCGCCGGAGAACGCGTACCCGGCACCGAGCAGCGCCGCCAGCACGAAGGCGGCGAACACCAGCTCCAGCGTCGCTGGGAAGAAATGCCAGAGATCGCCCGCCACGCCGCGGCGGGTGCGCAGCGACGTGCCCAGGTCGCCCTGGACGGCGTGGCCGACGTAGCGGAAGTACTGCTCGAGCAGCGGCCGGTCCAGGCCCAGCCGGTGGCGGACCTGCGCGATCTGGTCCGGTGAGGCCTTCGCGCCCAGGTAGGCGGCCGCCGGATCGGAGTCCGACAGGTGCGACAGCACGAACAGCACCAGCAGCAGGATCAGCAGCAGCCCGACGGCGACGCCGCCGCGGCGCAGCGCGAACTTGGTCATGACCGGCCTCCGAGCAGCCGGCGCAGCGCGTCGCCGCTGAGGTTGGCGATCAGCGTCAGGGCCAGCACCGCCAGCCCGGGGATGATCGGCACCCATCTCTGGCCGAGCAGCTGGTCGAGGTTGCCGGCCGTGTCGGCGCCGAGCTCGGCCGCCGGCTGCTGCTGGCCGAGGCCGACGAACGACAGGCCGGCGAGCAGCAGGATGACGTTGCCGATGTCCAGGCTCGCGCTCACCACGGCGCTCGGCACGACGCCGGGCAGCAGGTGGCGCAGCAGCAGCCGCAGCGGGCCGACCCCGGCGAGCCGCGCCGCCTCGACGTGCGGCCGCGCCGCCAGCGCCCGCGTCTCGCCGCGCACGATCCGGGCGTAGTACGGCCACCAGACGATCGAGATCCCGACCAGCGTGTGGGCCAGGCTCGGCCCGAGCGCGGACACGATCGCGATCGCGACCAGCGTGCCCGGCATGGCCAGGAACAGGTCGGTGCCGCGCATCAGCACGCTGTCGACCCAGCCGCCGAACGCGCCGGCGACCAGCCCCACCGTCCCGCCGACGGCCAGGCCGACGAGGACGACGAGGAGCGCGGACAGCCAGCTCGCCCTGATCCCGAACAGCACCCGGCTCTCCAGGTCGCGGCCGATCGAGTCGGTGCCGAGCAGGTGGTGCGGCGACAGCGGCCCGAGCGCCAGGTCGCCGACGGGGGCGATCGGGTCGTAGGGCGCGAGGACGGGGGCGAGCAGCGCGACCAGGGTGACCAGGCCGAGCAGCCCGACCAGCCCCCAGTCGGCCCAGCGGGACCGAGACTGCCACAGCCGGCCGGCGCCGAGACCGAACCGGCCGCCGAACCGGGCGGGGACGGCGGCGACCGTGCTCATGCGCGCTCCCCGGCGTCGAGACGGAAACGGGCGCTCTCACCCGACGGCGCGCCCGCCGGGGTGAGGCGTGGGACCGCGGCGAGCAGCGCCCGGGTGCGCTCGTGCGACGGAGTGGTGAGCACGGTGTCGGTGTCACCGATCTCGACGATCTCGCCGCCCGCGACGACGGCGATCCGCTCCCCCATCAGCCGGGCGACCGCCAGGTCGTGGGTGACGAACACGACCGCCATCCCGAACCGGGCGCGCAGGCCGCGGATGAGGTCGAGCACGCTGGCCGCGAGCGACGCGTCGAGCGCGCTCGTCGGCTCGTCGCACAGCAGGACGGCGGGCGGGACGAGCACCGCGCGGGCCAGGCAGATCCGCTGGCGCTGGCCGCCCGACAGCTCGGCCGGCCTCGCCCCCAGCACCGCCGGCGGCAGGCCGAGCAGGTCCATCGTCTCGGCGATCCGGGCAGCCGTCCCCGCCCGGCCGAGTCGCAGCGGCCGCAGCCGCTCGCGCAGCAGGCTGCCGACGGTGAGCCAGGGCGTCAGCGACGAGCCGGCATCCTGGAAGACCATCTGCGCCTCGCCGCGCAGCACGGCGCGCCCGTCGCTCGGCTGGGTGAGCCCGGCGATGACCCGCAGCAGCGTCGACTTGCCGGACCCGCTCTCCCCCACGATCGCCAGCGCCTCGCCCGCGGCGACGTCGAGGTCGACGCCGCGCACCGCGTGCACCACGTGCTTCGGCCCGCGGCCGCCGCGCGTGGTGAACCGGCAGTGCAGGCCGCGGATCTCGACGACCGGCGGCCCAGCGGGCGCCGACACCGCCGTCGTCGGCCCCGCCGCCACGGCGACGGCTGGGACGGCCGGGACGGCCTCGGCCCGCGGGGCCGGAACGGTGGTGGCCGGGGCCGGGGCCGCCGCGACGTCGGACGCGGGGCGCCAGCAGGCCCGCCAGTGGCCGGGACGGTGCTCCTGCGCCGGCGGCTGCTCGACGGCGCAGCGATCGACGGCCAGCGGGCAGCGGGTGTGGTACGCGCAGCCGACGAGCCGCGCGGCGACGTCACCCGGCTCCGGTGGCAGGGTTCGCAGCGCGCCGGAGCGCGGGGTGTCCAGGTCGAGGCGGGAGCCGAGCAGGCCCGCGGTGTACGGATGGACGGCGTCGGCGAGCACGTCGCGGGTCGGCCCCGCCTCGGCGACGCGGCCCTGGTAGAGCACCACGATCCGGTCGGTGATCTGGGCCGCGACCGCGAGGTCGTGCGTGATGAACAGGACGGCGCAGCCGAACTCGTCGCGCAGTTCGGCGAGAAGCGCGAGCAGCTGCGCCTGGACGGTCACGTCCAGCGCCGTGGTCGGCTCGTCGGCGATGACGAGCGCCGGCCGCCCGGTGAGCGCGATCGCGGCCATCACCCGCTGGCGCAGCCCGCCCGACAGCTCGTGCGGGAACGCCCGCAGTCGCCTCACCGGCTCGGGGACGCCGACCGCGGTGAGCAGCCGGACGGCCTCGCCGGCGTCGCCGGTGACCTCGGTGATCTGCCGGCCGACCCGCATCGTCGGGTTCAGCGACGTCATCGGGTCCTGGAAGATCACACCGAGGTGCTCGCGGCGCAGCCGGCGCCGCTGCGCGGGCGTGCCACGCACCGGGTCGGTGCCGGCGACCTCGACCTCGCCGCCGACGCGCGGCCGGGCCGCGGCCGGCAGCAGGCCCATCAGGGTCAGCGCCAGCACGCTCTTGCCCGAGCCGGACTCGCCGACCAGCCCGACGATCTCCCCGGGTGCGATGTCGAGGTCGACGCCGCGCAGCACCGGGGACGTCACCCCGCCCCGGGTGAGCGCGACCGTCAGCCCGCGCCCCCGCGCCACCGGCCGACCCGCCGAGGGCTCCGTCGAGGGCTCCGTCGCCGACGCCGCCGCGACCTTCGTCGGGGCCGCCCGCCTGGCCGTCACCTCAGCCATCGCCGCCACCCAGATCGTCGATGCCGCCGAGGCCGCCGAGGCCGTCA
Above is a window of Pseudofrankia saprophytica DNA encoding:
- a CDS encoding ABC transporter permease; this translates as MTKFALRRGGVAVGLLLILLLVLFVLSHLSDSDPAAAYLGAKASPDQIAQVRHRLGLDRPLLEQYFRYVGHAVQGDLGTSLRTRRGVAGDLWHFFPATLELVFAAFVLAALLGAGYAFSGALRVRGTGPLRGVLLVFASAPAFLVGLLGIVLFYSELGWLPAAGRGADTSTPTGFMLLDSLLHADPGQFGAALRHLLLPALTLAIAPAIAIGRILRSSIETTLRADHVRTARAKGVTEAGVLGRHVVRNALGPALSMSGLQLGAMFAGVVVVEKIFSWPGIGSYLSDSIASADFPAIAGVTLLLGAIYIVANALVDVLQTVADPRLAL
- a CDS encoding ABC transporter ATP-binding protein, which encodes MAEVTARRAAPTKVAAASATEPSTEPSAGRPVARGRGLTVALTRGGVTSPVLRGVDLDIAPGEIVGLVGESGSGKSVLALTLMGLLPAAARPRVGGEVEVAGTDPVRGTPAQRRRLRREHLGVIFQDPMTSLNPTMRVGRQITEVTGDAGEAVRLLTAVGVPEPVRRLRAFPHELSGGLRQRVMAAIALTGRPALVIADEPTTALDVTVQAQLLALLAELRDEFGCAVLFITHDLAVAAQITDRIVVLYQGRVAEAGPTRDVLADAVHPYTAGLLGSRLDLDTPRSGALRTLPPEPGDVAARLVGCAYHTRCPLAVDRCAVEQPPAQEHRPGHWRACWRPASDVAAAPAPATTVPAPRAEAVPAVPAVAVAAGPTTAVSAPAGPPVVEIRGLHCRFTTRGGRGPKHVVHAVRGVDLDVAAGEALAIVGESGSGKSTLLRVIAGLTQPSDGRAVLRGEAQMVFQDAGSSLTPWLTVGSLLRERLRPLRLGRAGTAARIAETMDLLGLPPAVLGARPAELSGGQRQRICLARAVLVPPAVLLCDEPTSALDASLAASVLDLIRGLRARFGMAVVFVTHDLAVARLMGERIAVVAGGEIVEIGDTDTVLTTPSHERTRALLAAVPRLTPAGAPSGESARFRLDAGERA
- a CDS encoding ABC transporter permease, which codes for MSTVAAVPARFGGRFGLGAGRLWQSRSRWADWGLVGLLGLVTLVALLAPVLAPYDPIAPVGDLALGPLSPHHLLGTDSIGRDLESRVLFGIRASWLSALLVVLVGLAVGGTVGLVAGAFGGWVDSVLMRGTDLFLAMPGTLVAIAIVSALGPSLAHTLVGISIVWWPYYARIVRGETRALAARPHVEAARLAGVGPLRLLLRHLLPGVVPSAVVSASLDIGNVILLLAGLSFVGLGQQQPAAELGADTAGNLDQLLGQRWVPIIPGLAVLALTLIANLSGDALRRLLGGRS